From Brochothrix thermosphacta DSM 20171 = FSL F6-1036, a single genomic window includes:
- a CDS encoding fluoride efflux transporter FluC, translated as MSYLLMFLFGSLGGMSRYGIGLLFQSDGFPYGTLIVNLLGCFVLVIVNEYMSIATKIPKMIIMAIGTGFIGAFTTFSAFSIDFVRLFKAGEIVLALSYFSVSLIGSFLMIQLAYYLVHKLLNKRRTKG; from the coding sequence ATGAGCTATTTGCTTATGTTTTTATTTGGTTCACTTGGAGGAATGTCACGTTATGGCATTGGTTTGTTATTTCAAAGCGATGGTTTTCCTTACGGGACGTTAATTGTGAATCTACTCGGTTGTTTTGTTTTGGTTATTGTGAATGAATATATGAGTATCGCAACTAAAATACCTAAAATGATCATTATGGCCATCGGCACTGGATTTATCGGTGCGTTTACAACTTTTTCAGCATTCAGCATTGATTTTGTACGGTTATTTAAAGCAGGAGAGATCGTACTCGCGCTAAGTTATTTCTCAGTAAGTTTAATCGGTAGTTTTTTGATGATTCAACTTGCTTATTATCTTGTACATAAACTTCTAAATAAGAGGAGGACAAAAGGATGA
- a CDS encoding fluoride efflux transporter FluC — MSFLLVGLGAGLGALCRYLVTQIISFVYKGIFPLATFIVNMVGSYAMAAYLLQKPDETQLLLVVIGFFGGLTTFSTFSLESFKLLKQKELYTFIYYISMSYVVGVLLATIVHVL, encoded by the coding sequence ATGAGTTTTCTTCTTGTTGGTCTAGGCGCTGGTTTAGGTGCCTTATGTCGATATCTCGTGACACAAATAATCTCTTTTGTATATAAAGGAATCTTTCCATTAGCAACCTTTATCGTTAATATGGTAGGGTCTTATGCGATGGCGGCATACCTTTTGCAAAAACCAGATGAAACACAATTATTGTTAGTTGTTATTGGTTTTTTTGGTGGTTTAACTACTTTTTCAACATTTAGTTTAGAAAGTTTTAAACTATTGAAGCAAAAAGAGCTTTATACATTTATTTACTATATTAGCATGTCCTATGTTGTTGGCGTTCTTTTAGCTACCATTGTACATGTTCTATAA
- a CDS encoding amino acid permease, whose amino-acid sequence MALDEHHTVKTQGVKRQLKTRHLSMIAIGGSIGTGLFVASGSAISTAGPGGALVAYVGIGLMVFFLMTSLGEMATYLPVSGSFSTYATRFVDPAFGFAMGWNYWFNWAITLAVDVSTAALIMRFWVPQIPGWIFSVFFLLIIFALNALTVKAFGEAEYWFSIIKVITVIAFIIIGILTIFGILGGHYYGLSNFTYKEAPFVGGVPAILAMFVIAGFSFQGTELIGITAGESKTPEKSIPKAIKTIFWRILLFYILAIAIIAAIIPYTSPDLLGGSETNVAMSPFTLIFKNAGLAMAAGVMNAIILTSVLSAGNSGMYASTRMLMAMGQSGQAPRRMGRVNKRGIPMNALIFTGIVAGLALLTSILGPQVYLYLVAASGLTGFIAWIGIAVSHYRFRRAYKLQGHSLDELKYKAKWFPLGPILALVLCILVIVGQDLASFAKWDIQAILVTYMSIPLFLFCYFFYKIKHKTKLIPLEKVDLEKTVVVTDEK is encoded by the coding sequence ATGGCATTAGATGAACATCATACGGTAAAGACACAGGGTGTAAAACGCCAACTGAAAACGCGTCATTTATCGATGATTGCCATCGGAGGTAGTATTGGTACAGGTTTGTTTGTTGCGAGTGGCTCAGCAATTTCAACGGCAGGTCCTGGTGGTGCACTCGTCGCTTATGTTGGTATTGGGTTAATGGTTTTTTTCCTGATGACTAGCTTAGGTGAAATGGCAACTTATTTACCAGTATCAGGCTCTTTTAGCACGTATGCAACCCGTTTTGTTGATCCAGCCTTTGGATTTGCAATGGGCTGGAACTATTGGTTTAACTGGGCAATTACATTGGCTGTTGATGTTAGTACAGCGGCTTTGATTATGCGTTTTTGGGTACCGCAAATCCCTGGCTGGATCTTCAGCGTTTTCTTTCTGTTGATTATTTTTGCATTGAATGCATTAACAGTTAAAGCGTTTGGTGAAGCTGAATATTGGTTTTCAATCATTAAAGTCATAACAGTGATTGCTTTTATTATCATCGGTATTTTAACTATCTTTGGAATATTAGGTGGGCACTATTATGGTTTATCTAATTTCACTTATAAAGAAGCGCCTTTTGTTGGTGGTGTTCCAGCAATTCTAGCAATGTTTGTTATTGCAGGTTTTTCGTTCCAAGGAACAGAACTGATTGGTATAACAGCTGGTGAATCAAAAACACCAGAAAAAAGTATTCCTAAAGCTATCAAAACGATTTTTTGGCGAATATTATTATTCTATATCTTAGCTATTGCAATTATTGCAGCGATTATTCCTTATACAAGCCCTGATTTATTAGGCGGAAGTGAAACAAATGTCGCAATGAGTCCTTTTACATTGATATTTAAAAATGCGGGATTAGCGATGGCAGCTGGTGTGATGAATGCGATTATTTTAACGTCAGTTTTATCGGCAGGTAACTCAGGTATGTACGCTAGTACACGTATGTTGATGGCGATGGGGCAATCAGGTCAAGCGCCTCGTCGTATGGGACGTGTTAATAAAAGAGGTATTCCAATGAATGCTCTTATTTTCACAGGTATTGTTGCTGGTTTAGCTCTTTTAACATCCATTTTAGGACCACAAGTTTACTTATATTTAGTAGCAGCAAGTGGATTAACTGGTTTTATTGCGTGGATTGGTATCGCTGTATCTCATTACAGGTTCCGACGAGCTTATAAATTACAAGGACATTCATTAGATGAGTTAAAATACAAAGCTAAATGGTTCCCATTAGGCCCCATATTAGCATTGGTTTTATGTATTTTAGTTATTGTAGGGCAAGATTTAGCTTCTTTTGCTAAATGGGATATTCAGGCGATACTAGTCACTTATATGAGTATACCGTTATTCCTTTTCTGCTATTTCTTCTACAAAATCAAGCACAAAACAAAACTTATTCCATTAGAAAAAGTGGACTTAGAAAAAACTGTGGTTGTTACAGATGAAAAATAA
- a CDS encoding DEAD/DEAH box helicase, translated as MSTNSFEKFNLSEEIVRAINILGYTEPTSVQEKVIPQLLQGKDLIVKSQTGSGKTAAFAIPMCEIIEWEERKPQVLVLTPTRELALQIQEDIFNIGRYKRIKVEAVFGRSSFEKQEKNLKQRTHVVVATPGRLIDHLTRGTIDLSKITNVVIDESDEMMAMGFIEQIENIIKAIPNKRTMALFSATMPPAIKKLSQSYLKAPQFIEVKAENKIIDRIQQHYYEVDYDNKVALLEDVIVVENPESSIIFCNTKAAVEEIADALFELGVEVATLHGGMEQRHRTAVINDFKHGYFRYLVATDVASRGLDIADIALVLNFDLPENVESYVHRIGRTARFENHGQAVSFVTSSDYRYLEPIMETMEGTIEKVAHPTTEQVEASLPAFEQKQETKMQIKKEKGHDFKDEIMKLHINAGKKTKMRAGDVVGALCGIEGMTGEDIGVISILDVSTFVEILNSKGEMVLEKLQDFPIKGRVRRVNKANETTYESDLKNSINPE; from the coding sequence ATGAGTACTAATTCATTTGAAAAATTTAACTTAAGCGAAGAAATAGTGAGAGCTATTAACATTTTAGGATATACAGAACCAACAAGCGTTCAAGAGAAAGTTATTCCGCAACTATTGCAAGGTAAGGATTTGATTGTTAAGTCACAAACAGGTAGTGGTAAAACAGCCGCGTTTGCTATTCCTATGTGTGAAATAATTGAGTGGGAAGAGCGTAAGCCACAGGTATTGGTTTTAACACCAACGCGTGAACTTGCCTTACAAATACAAGAAGATATTTTTAATATTGGTCGTTACAAACGAATCAAAGTGGAGGCAGTTTTTGGACGTAGTTCATTTGAAAAACAAGAAAAAAATCTTAAACAAAGAACACACGTAGTGGTTGCAACACCAGGGCGTTTAATTGATCATTTAACAAGAGGTACTATAGACTTAAGTAAGATTACCAACGTTGTAATCGATGAATCAGATGAAATGATGGCGATGGGATTCATTGAACAAATAGAAAATATTATTAAAGCAATTCCAAATAAACGCACGATGGCATTATTTTCTGCAACCATGCCGCCAGCAATCAAAAAGTTATCACAAAGTTATTTGAAAGCACCACAATTTATTGAAGTTAAAGCTGAAAATAAAATTATTGATCGTATTCAACAACATTATTATGAAGTTGATTATGATAATAAAGTGGCATTATTAGAAGATGTTATTGTTGTAGAGAATCCTGAAAGTAGTATTATCTTTTGTAATACAAAGGCGGCTGTTGAAGAAATTGCAGATGCACTATTTGAGTTAGGTGTTGAAGTCGCGACTTTACATGGTGGGATGGAACAACGTCATCGAACAGCGGTAATTAACGATTTTAAACATGGTTATTTCCGTTACTTGGTGGCAACTGATGTTGCATCACGTGGGTTGGATATTGCTGATATTGCACTCGTGTTAAACTTTGATTTACCAGAAAACGTTGAAAGTTATGTGCATCGAATTGGTCGAACTGCACGATTTGAAAATCATGGGCAAGCTGTATCGTTTGTAACTTCTTCTGATTATCGTTACCTTGAGCCAATTATGGAAACGATGGAAGGCACGATTGAAAAGGTAGCACATCCTACAACGGAACAAGTTGAAGCATCGTTGCCGGCTTTTGAACAAAAACAGGAAACAAAAATGCAAATTAAAAAAGAAAAAGGCCATGATTTTAAAGATGAAATCATGAAATTACATATTAATGCAGGTAAGAAAACGAAGATGCGTGCGGGTGATGTAGTTGGTGCTTTGTGTGGGATAGAGGGCATGACAGGTGAAGATATCGGCGTTATTAGTATTTTAGATGTATCTACATTCGTAGAGATTTTAAATAGTAAAGGTGAAATGGTACTTGAAAAGTTACAGGATTTCCCAATTAAAGGTCGCGTTCGACGCGTCAACAAAGCAAATGAAACAACATACGAAAGTGATTTAAAAAATAGTATCAATCCAGAGTAA
- a CDS encoding zinc-binding alcohol dehydrogenase family protein — translation MLKKMKAVGLFQGLPITESTSLVDLELTIPVASGQDVLTEVIAVSVNPVDTKLRQNTAALTEARILGFDAVGEVVSVGEDVTKFAVGDRIYYAGSAQRQGSNAAYQLVDQRLASKAPHNISTAEAAAMPLTALTAYELLFEKIGFVAEANANSGQTLLVINGAGGVGSIAIQLAKWAGIEVIATCSPKNNDWVKKNGADAVIDYHDNMTEQLQKLGHESLEAIIILHSTERYFDEAAALIAPFGHIASIVEATDTLNMNVLKNKSASFDWEFMFAKANYSYKMETQGEILAFIAERLDSGELTSTLTQEMTNGINAKSLKEAHALLEKSQMVGKLVLTGGFVGEN, via the coding sequence ATGTTAAAAAAAATGAAAGCCGTAGGTTTATTTCAAGGTTTACCGATTACTGAAAGCACGAGCTTAGTTGATCTTGAACTGACGATTCCAGTAGCAAGTGGTCAAGATGTTTTAACTGAAGTAATTGCTGTTTCTGTCAATCCAGTAGATACAAAATTACGTCAAAATACTGCTGCTTTAACTGAAGCTCGCATATTAGGTTTTGATGCAGTCGGAGAAGTTGTGTCAGTTGGAGAGGACGTAACAAAATTTGCTGTTGGCGATCGTATTTATTATGCAGGTTCAGCACAACGTCAAGGCAGTAATGCCGCGTATCAACTAGTGGATCAGCGCTTAGCAAGCAAAGCACCACATAATATCTCTACAGCCGAAGCAGCAGCTATGCCATTGACCGCTTTGACAGCCTATGAGTTGCTGTTTGAAAAAATCGGTTTTGTAGCAGAAGCTAATGCGAATAGTGGTCAAACGTTATTGGTAATTAACGGTGCAGGTGGCGTAGGATCAATCGCAATACAATTAGCAAAATGGGCAGGGATAGAAGTAATTGCGACCTGCAGCCCCAAAAACAATGATTGGGTGAAAAAAAATGGTGCTGATGCAGTGATTGATTACCATGATAACATGACAGAACAGCTACAAAAACTTGGACATGAATCATTAGAAGCGATTATTATTTTACATTCAACCGAGCGTTATTTTGATGAAGCTGCAGCACTCATTGCACCATTTGGACATATTGCATCAATCGTTGAAGCGACAGATACATTGAATATGAATGTATTGAAAAATAAATCAGCTAGTTTTGATTGGGAATTTATGTTTGCTAAAGCGAACTACAGTTACAAAATGGAAACACAAGGAGAGATATTAGCCTTTATTGCTGAGCGTTTAGATAGTGGTGAATTGACGTCAACCTTAACACAGGAAATGACAAATGGTATCAATGCTAAATCTTTGAAGGAAGCGCATGCTTTGTTAGAAAAAAGTCAAATGGTCGGAAAATTAGTCTTAACAGGCGGTTTTGTAGGCGAGAACTGA
- a CDS encoding YdiK family protein — protein sequence MQSVRGQIIFNLLFGVIFTYLAIRPVSENGWTIYPILLISFAAIDFIRVVNLVMLTRKNKDDQK from the coding sequence ATGCAGTCTGTCCGTGGACAAATTATCTTTAACCTCTTGTTTGGTGTTATTTTTACATATTTAGCCATTCGCCCTGTTTCCGAGAATGGATGGACAATTTATCCCATCCTATTGATCTCATTTGCGGCTATCGATTTTATTCGAGTTGTTAACTTAGTGATGTTAACTCGCAAAAATAAAGATGATCAAAAATAA
- a CDS encoding CPBP family intramembrane glutamic endopeptidase codes for MNKRYWWILAVYLIIQITSSLGVFCVMVMKQFRPVSDQQANVIISNWSIGIFIIGAFIVLLLLRNAPSTTYIDRQPKMAWTKSIWFIIGGVFVAFITQAITSTITAIINGGLEQSENTANLMGVLFENPLFIVLIVFVAPFLEEIIFRKVIFGALTNKMPVASAALVSAVIFAVIHFDFSYLLVYTGMGLVFAYFYYKTKRIYVSYAIHMLMNAVVALAGSLQN; via the coding sequence ATGAATAAAAGATATTGGTGGATACTTGCAGTGTATCTCATCATACAGATTACTTCATCTTTAGGCGTTTTCTGTGTTATGGTAATGAAACAGTTTCGCCCTGTATCAGATCAACAAGCGAACGTAATTATCTCTAACTGGTCTATTGGTATTTTTATCATCGGTGCCTTCATTGTATTACTCTTGTTACGAAATGCACCTTCAACAACTTATATTGATCGCCAACCTAAAATGGCTTGGACTAAAAGTATTTGGTTTATTATCGGTGGTGTCTTTGTCGCTTTCATAACACAGGCAATCACATCCACGATTACAGCTATCATCAATGGAGGGCTCGAACAATCGGAAAACACAGCTAACTTAATGGGCGTGCTATTTGAAAATCCCTTGTTCATCGTTTTAATTGTTTTTGTTGCCCCATTTTTGGAAGAAATTATTTTCCGAAAAGTTATTTTTGGTGCACTGACTAACAAAATGCCTGTCGCTTCAGCTGCGCTTGTCAGCGCCGTGATTTTTGCAGTCATACACTTCGACTTTTCTTATTTACTTGTGTACACTGGAATGGGACTCGTATTTGCTTATTTCTACTATAAAACCAAACGTATCTATGTTTCATATGCTATTCATATGTTGATGAATGCGGTTGTTGCGCTAGCAGGATCTTTACAAAACTAA
- the groES gene encoding co-chaperone GroES → MLKPLGDRVVIEIIETEQKMIGGIVLPDSAKEKPSEGIVVATGAGRILENGTKTTLETKVGDRIVFSKYSGTEVKYDDKEYLILREDDILAIVE, encoded by the coding sequence ATGTTAAAACCATTAGGCGATCGCGTAGTGATTGAAATTATTGAAACTGAGCAAAAAATGATAGGTGGTATTGTGCTGCCAGATTCTGCTAAAGAGAAACCCTCTGAAGGCATCGTTGTTGCAACAGGAGCAGGTCGTATCTTAGAAAATGGAACTAAAACAACATTAGAAACAAAAGTAGGTGACCGTATTGTGTTTTCGAAATATTCGGGAACAGAAGTAAAATACGATGACAAAGAATATTTAATTTTACGTGAAGATGATATTTTAGCAATTGTTGAATAG
- the groL gene encoding chaperonin GroEL (60 kDa chaperone family; promotes refolding of misfolded polypeptides especially under stressful conditions; forms two stacked rings of heptamers to form a barrel-shaped 14mer; ends can be capped by GroES; misfolded proteins enter the barrel where they are refolded when GroES binds), whose product MAKDLKFSEDARASMLRGVDQLANAVKVTLGPKGRNVVLEKAFGSPLITNDGVTIAKEIELEDAFENMGAKLVSEVASKTNDVAGDGTTTATVLAQALIQEGLKNVTSGANPVGIREGMEKATAAAVEALQRISTTITGKQSIAQVAAVSAGSQEIGELVAEAMERVGNDGVITLEESKGFKTELDVVEGMQFDRGYLSPYMSTDQEKMIAELENPYILVTDKKINNIQEILPVLQQVVEQGRALLIIAEDVEGEALATLVLNKLRGTFNVVAVKAPGFGDRRKEMLQDIAIITGATMITDELGLELKDTELDQLGTASRVNVTKENTTIVEGAGQALNIESRIGQIKAQLEASTSEFDREKLQERLAKLGGGVAVIKVGAATETELKERKLRIEDALNSTRAAVEEGIVAGGGTALVNVYNDVAALEETGDVQTGINIVLRALEEPVRQIALNAGVEGAVIVERLKKEAAGIGYNAANGEWGNMVELGIVDPTKVTRSALQNAASVAALFLTTEAVVANRPAPESPMPQDMGGMGGMGGMM is encoded by the coding sequence ATGGCAAAAGATTTGAAATTCAGTGAAGACGCACGTGCGTCAATGTTGCGTGGGGTTGATCAATTAGCTAATGCAGTTAAAGTAACTTTAGGACCTAAAGGACGAAACGTTGTTTTAGAAAAAGCCTTTGGTTCACCTTTAATTACAAATGATGGTGTAACAATCGCCAAAGAAATTGAGTTAGAAGATGCTTTTGAAAATATGGGTGCAAAACTTGTGTCTGAGGTAGCAAGCAAAACAAACGACGTTGCCGGTGATGGTACAACAACTGCAACAGTATTAGCGCAAGCATTGATTCAAGAAGGATTAAAAAACGTCACTTCGGGTGCTAACCCAGTAGGTATTCGCGAAGGAATGGAAAAAGCAACTGCAGCAGCAGTTGAAGCATTACAACGTATTTCAACAACGATTACAGGGAAACAATCAATTGCACAAGTTGCTGCCGTTTCAGCGGGAAGCCAAGAAATTGGTGAATTAGTCGCAGAAGCAATGGAACGAGTGGGTAACGACGGTGTTATCACTTTAGAAGAATCAAAAGGTTTTAAAACAGAATTAGATGTGGTTGAAGGTATGCAATTTGACCGCGGTTATTTATCACCGTATATGTCAACAGACCAAGAAAAAATGATTGCTGAATTAGAAAATCCATATATATTGGTGACTGATAAAAAAATCAACAACATTCAAGAGATTTTACCTGTCTTGCAACAAGTTGTTGAGCAAGGACGCGCACTATTAATTATCGCTGAAGATGTTGAAGGTGAAGCGTTAGCAACATTAGTATTAAACAAATTACGTGGTACATTTAATGTTGTTGCTGTTAAAGCACCTGGCTTTGGTGATCGTCGTAAAGAAATGTTGCAAGATATTGCAATCATCACGGGAGCGACAATGATCACTGATGAGTTAGGATTAGAATTAAAAGATACGGAACTTGATCAGTTAGGAACAGCAAGTCGTGTCAATGTAACGAAAGAAAATACAACAATTGTCGAAGGTGCTGGACAAGCGCTTAATATTGAATCACGTATCGGACAAATAAAAGCACAATTAGAAGCATCTACTTCTGAATTTGATCGTGAAAAATTACAAGAACGTTTAGCTAAACTTGGTGGTGGTGTTGCAGTTATTAAAGTTGGGGCTGCTACAGAAACTGAGTTAAAAGAGCGTAAATTACGTATTGAAGATGCATTGAACTCTACACGTGCAGCAGTTGAAGAAGGTATTGTTGCCGGTGGTGGTACAGCGTTGGTTAATGTGTACAACGATGTTGCGGCATTAGAAGAAACTGGTGATGTACAGACAGGTATTAATATTGTACTCCGTGCGTTAGAAGAACCAGTGAGACAAATTGCTTTAAATGCTGGCGTTGAAGGTGCAGTAATTGTTGAACGTTTGAAAAAAGAAGCTGCAGGAATTGGTTACAATGCGGCAAATGGCGAATGGGGTAACATGGTAGAATTAGGAATTGTTGATCCTACTAAAGTGACGCGTTCGGCATTACAAAATGCTGCATCAGTCGCAGCGCTCTTCTTAACAACAGAAGCAGTCGTTGCTAACAGACCGGCACCAGAATCACCAATGCCTCAAGATATGGGCGGTATGGGTGGAATGGGCGGAATGATGTAA
- a CDS encoding tautomerase family protein translates to MPLIKLYYGDTYTTETIETINTVIHHSLENCFKIPADDTFQLWVPMTQKNNFVDDCYLLAGGQRNNQFLYIEIFCGPGRTISQKKALYQTIAEQIDLKTSLTKENIFILLNEVPLENWSFGDGKAQMIQE, encoded by the coding sequence ATGCCATTAATTAAATTATATTACGGGGACACCTATACTACTGAAACGATTGAAACAATCAATACTGTTATTCATCATTCGCTCGAAAATTGTTTTAAAATCCCAGCAGATGATACCTTCCAATTGTGGGTTCCAATGACGCAAAAAAATAATTTTGTCGATGATTGTTATCTACTAGCTGGTGGACAACGGAACAACCAGTTTCTTTATATTGAAATTTTTTGTGGACCTGGTCGTACAATTTCACAAAAAAAAGCGCTCTATCAAACGATTGCTGAACAAATCGACTTGAAAACGTCTTTAACCAAAGAAAACATCTTCATTTTACTCAATGAAGTCCCACTTGAAAACTGGTCCTTCGGGGATGGCAAAGCACAGATGATTCAGGAATAA
- a CDS encoding heavy metal translocating P-type ATPase → MDLIEKMTEYKELIAVGIAGVLIAIALILSAFNDVKVATACYLLAYIIGGYAKAKEGLLETFEKKALNVELLMIMAAIGSALIGYWMEGAILIFIFGISGALETYAMNKSKKEITALMGMQPQEAWRIEEDGATVLVPVTELKINDRVLIKPGEQVPTDGVVSEGETTINEAAITGESLPVLKIPGKEVFAGTLNGSGAIEIRMTKLTSETVFQKIIDLVATAQAEQSPAEQFIERFEGRYVKVILGIVGLMLFVPHYLVGWDWTTTFYRAMILLVVASPCALVASITPASLAAISNGAKRGILVKGGSYIEALSEVKTIVFDKTGTLTQGRPTDVSIYSLPLLEEAEILAILSGIERQSNHPIAQSIFRQLEKQGVVSQQDFLVEEFPGWGIKGTVAGITYKVGKESWMNQVSVKQFLKASGFIAPIVGKTVVFMERDDEVVLMATLEDEVRPEAQAAIAEIQALGIQTIMLTGDNETTAKKISTTAGVPVYIANCLPADKVTEIKKLKGNNDLIAMVGDGINDAPALAIADVGIAMGKGTDVALETADVVLMKDDLTQIASTIKLSRKMKRIVKQNISFSISVMLILIVSNFFQMMNLPFGVIGHEGSTILVILNSLRLLRSSH, encoded by the coding sequence ATGGATTTAATTGAGAAAATGACAGAGTATAAGGAATTAATTGCCGTTGGTATTGCAGGTGTTTTAATTGCAATCGCGCTGATTTTAAGTGCGTTTAATGATGTGAAGGTTGCGACTGCTTGTTATTTGTTAGCTTACATTATTGGTGGTTATGCTAAAGCTAAAGAAGGTTTGTTGGAAACGTTCGAAAAAAAGGCATTAAATGTGGAGTTGCTAATGATTATGGCGGCGATTGGTTCTGCATTGATTGGTTATTGGATGGAGGGCGCCATTTTAATTTTTATCTTTGGTATCAGTGGCGCGCTAGAAACATATGCGATGAATAAAAGTAAAAAAGAAATTACCGCATTAATGGGTATGCAACCCCAAGAAGCTTGGCGTATTGAGGAAGATGGTGCAACTGTACTTGTCCCTGTTACAGAACTCAAGATTAATGATCGAGTATTGATAAAACCAGGCGAACAAGTGCCAACGGATGGTGTTGTTAGTGAAGGCGAAACGACAATAAACGAAGCTGCTATTACAGGTGAATCACTTCCTGTTCTAAAAATACCTGGAAAAGAAGTGTTTGCGGGAACCCTTAACGGTAGTGGCGCAATTGAAATACGGATGACGAAGTTAACATCCGAAACGGTGTTCCAGAAAATTATTGATTTAGTTGCAACTGCTCAAGCAGAGCAATCTCCCGCTGAACAATTCATCGAACGTTTTGAAGGCCGTTATGTCAAAGTTATTTTAGGTATCGTTGGATTGATGTTATTTGTCCCGCATTATTTGGTGGGTTGGGATTGGACAACAACCTTTTATCGTGCCATGATTTTATTAGTTGTTGCATCACCCTGTGCTTTGGTTGCGTCTATTACACCCGCATCACTTGCTGCTATCTCTAATGGCGCCAAACGTGGGATTTTAGTAAAAGGCGGCAGTTATATCGAAGCTTTGAGTGAGGTTAAAACAATAGTGTTCGATAAGACGGGTACTTTAACACAAGGACGACCAACTGACGTTTCAATCTATTCTTTACCACTTTTAGAAGAAGCGGAGATACTAGCAATTTTATCAGGAATTGAAAGGCAATCGAATCATCCAATTGCTCAGTCAATCTTTAGACAACTAGAAAAACAAGGCGTTGTATCGCAGCAAGATTTTTTGGTCGAAGAATTTCCTGGTTGGGGAATCAAAGGAACAGTTGCTGGTATTACTTATAAAGTGGGGAAAGAAAGCTGGATGAATCAAGTGTCTGTGAAGCAGTTTTTAAAAGCCTCAGGATTTATTGCACCAATCGTTGGGAAGACCGTTGTGTTCATGGAACGTGATGATGAAGTTGTTTTGATGGCGACGTTGGAAGATGAAGTACGACCGGAAGCACAAGCAGCGATTGCTGAGATACAAGCATTAGGTATTCAAACAATCATGTTGACAGGTGATAATGAAACAACTGCAAAAAAAATCAGCACAACAGCTGGTGTACCGGTATATATTGCAAATTGCTTGCCTGCGGATAAAGTGACAGAAATTAAAAAATTGAAAGGTAACAATGATTTAATTGCGATGGTCGGTGATGGCATTAATGATGCACCTGCTCTTGCGATTGCAGATGTTGGTATAGCGATGGGGAAAGGGACTGATGTAGCTCTAGAAACAGCTGACGTGGTATTAATGAAGGATGATTTAACTCAAATTGCGAGCACGATTAAATTATCGCGAAAAATGAAACGTATCGTTAAACAGAATATTTCTTTTTCCATAAGTGTGATGTTAATACTAATTGTTTCAAACTTTTTCCAAATGATGAATTTACCATTCGGTGTTATCGGACATGAAGGCAGCACGATTTTAGTCATTTTGAATTCGTTACGTTTACTTAGAAGTAGTCATTAA